In Candidatus Poribacteria bacterium, the following are encoded in one genomic region:
- a CDS encoding type II toxin-antitoxin system VapC family toxin, with product MLKYGTIKPRVYIEPTVISHLVARPSNDPILASWQRASRQLSEDYADKFEFVISPIVRAEIQQGDLIVARQRLEVVSQLTVLEVLPEANVLAQKLIDAGAVPRNSELDAQHIAIATGHGVDYLVSWNHKHIVNENKREHINSVCQEAGSQPITLCTPIELMEDIQMKETPEKQPEFDPETYTNPILEECYRIKAEISAQFNSMDELYAYFKAIQEEDKRNGVKYVPYDPSKHTPPEKPEDDD from the coding sequence ATGTTAAAATATGGAACAATAAAACCGAGAGTCTATATTGAACCAACGGTTATTAGTCACTTAGTAGCGCGTCCCAGTAATGATCCCATATTAGCATCTTGGCAAAGAGCAAGTCGACAGTTGTCGGAAGACTATGCAGATAAATTTGAGTTTGTTATTTCACCAATAGTTCGCGCCGAAATCCAGCAAGGGGATCTCATAGTAGCACGGCAAAGACTTGAAGTGGTATCACAGTTAACGGTATTAGAGGTATTACCAGAGGCAAATGTCCTTGCGCAGAAATTGATAGATGCTGGGGCAGTGCCACGCAATTCGGAGTTGGATGCCCAGCATATTGCCATTGCAACAGGACACGGTGTTGATTACTTGGTGTCATGGAACCATAAACATATTGTGAATGAAAACAAGCGTGAACATATTAACAGTGTATGTCAAGAGGCAGGCTCCCAACCGATAACCCTCTGCACACCTATAGAATTAATGGAGGATATTCAGATGAAAGAAACTCCTGAAAAGCAGCCTGAGTTCGATCCTGAAACTTACACGAATCCTATCCTTGAAGAATGCTACCGTATCAAGGCAGAAATTAGTGCACAATTCAATTCCATGGACGAACTTTACGCCTATTTCAAAGCAATACAAGAAGAGGACAAACGGAACGGGGTCAAATATGTACCGTATGATCCATCCAAACACACACCACCAGAAAAACCTGAAGACGATGACTAA
- a CDS encoding DUF2851 family protein has protein sequence MNDLVKTEHAPKKFREIDETYKPDLDRIDEARVQKWWREKHFFDTNMEAIDRRAIRVLKPGIWNHNEGPDFMHAEIEIDGKLHVGDVEIHVRSSEWYAHKHHLNSRYNRVIVHAVLFNDDFNLRTRLQNGKRIPTVELLKWVAVDTGDLYDDAKDTTTDGLCRITGKQLNIETLKGVFESLGRERFLEKTESMRLLRTRLDFEQLLYEGIMEALGYEHNSKVLRELAQQVPFADFDQKSELEIQATLFGVAGLLPSQREKPLSSEVTDDPSVIALEKLWCASAYAELPPRMTEARWSFTGRPLNHPTRRIAAMSQLIHHCQGSLMMYFLPTCEKAAAADTPKALKTIEKELRSLLTLETTGYWETHSNFGINSRKAGLIGNNRAVDIIINKILPVAYIWAVEAGSQKLQEGVLRLYSVGSKSTGNKIIRKVDEQIFTEAQQMRHLKPTAKIEQGVIRLYKNYCADWLCDLCPILEHDAVLPEEN, from the coding sequence ATGAACGATCTGGTTAAAACCGAACATGCCCCTAAAAAATTCAGAGAGATTGACGAGACTTACAAACCAGACCTTGACAGAATCGACGAGGCACGTGTTCAAAAATGGTGGCGTGAGAAACACTTCTTTGATACCAATATGGAGGCAATTGATAGACGGGCAATTCGCGTGCTAAAGCCTGGCATCTGGAACCATAACGAAGGCCCCGATTTTATGCACGCCGAAATTGAGATTGATGGCAAACTTCATGTCGGCGATGTCGAAATTCACGTCCGATCTTCAGAGTGGTACGCACATAAACACCATCTCAATTCCAGATATAATCGCGTTATTGTGCATGCGGTGCTTTTTAATGACGATTTCAACCTACGCACACGGCTTCAGAACGGAAAGCGGATCCCAACCGTAGAATTGCTGAAATGGGTCGCTGTAGATACCGGCGACCTGTACGACGATGCCAAAGACACAACAACCGACGGTTTGTGTCGGATAACGGGAAAGCAGCTGAATATAGAAACCTTGAAAGGCGTTTTTGAATCGCTCGGACGCGAACGATTTTTAGAAAAGACGGAGTCAATGCGTCTACTTAGAACACGCCTCGATTTCGAGCAACTCCTCTATGAAGGTATCATGGAGGCACTCGGATATGAACACAATAGCAAGGTGTTACGCGAGTTAGCGCAGCAGGTCCCTTTTGCCGACTTCGATCAAAAATCTGAGTTAGAAATCCAAGCGACGCTCTTTGGCGTTGCCGGTCTTTTGCCATCACAACGGGAGAAACCGCTATCCTCCGAAGTGACAGACGATCCAAGCGTCATCGCATTAGAAAAGTTGTGGTGTGCATCGGCATACGCGGAACTTCCGCCACGTATGACTGAGGCACGTTGGAGTTTTACTGGCAGACCCCTGAATCACCCGACTCGACGTATCGCGGCAATGAGCCAGTTAATTCATCACTGTCAAGGCAGCTTGATGATGTACTTTCTGCCTACCTGTGAAAAAGCAGCTGCTGCCGATACACCAAAGGCACTGAAAACTATCGAAAAAGAACTCCGCTCACTGCTGACACTTGAAACCACGGGCTATTGGGAAACACATTCTAACTTTGGGATTAACAGTCGCAAAGCAGGACTCATTGGCAATAATCGGGCTGTGGACATTATTATCAATAAAATCTTACCAGTCGCCTATATCTGGGCAGTCGAAGCCGGAAGTCAGAAATTGCAGGAAGGGGTGCTACGACTCTACAGCGTCGGTTCCAAATCAACAGGGAACAAGATTATTCGTAAAGTTGACGAACAGATTTTCACTGAGGCACAGCAGATGCGTCATTTAAAACCGACCGCCAAGATTGAGCAAGGGGTCATCCGCTTGTACAAAAACTATTGTGCCGATTGGCTCTGTGACCTCTGTCCAATCTTGGAACACGATGCAGTTCTCCCGGAGGAAAATTAG
- the thiE gene encoding thiamine phosphate synthase, producing the protein MKNIGVLHVITDTTLQSRFTHAELAALAIAGGADTVQFRQKQGTTRELITMVQRMQAVCKQHNVPLIVNDRADIALAVAATGAHFGQDDMPVSIGRQILSTKAIIGASARTEEKILAAISEGADYIGFGPIYGTTSKPDAEMAKGLDRLRRMCDIAACPVIAIGGITVQTAGDVIRAGAHGIAVISAVCAHPEPDVATQALLSEIQQAK; encoded by the coding sequence ATGAAAAATATCGGTGTTCTTCACGTTATCACGGATACGACGCTACAATCCCGGTTCACACACGCGGAACTCGCGGCACTCGCAATCGCGGGCGGTGCGGACACAGTGCAATTTCGACAGAAACAGGGGACGACGCGAGAACTGATAACAATGGTACAACGCATGCAGGCAGTATGCAAGCAGCACAATGTGCCGTTGATTGTAAACGATAGAGCAGATATCGCACTCGCTGTCGCGGCAACAGGCGCACACTTCGGACAAGACGACATGCCCGTCTCTATCGGGAGACAAATCCTCTCTACGAAAGCCATCATCGGGGCATCCGCTCGAACTGAGGAAAAAATACTTGCAGCTATTTCGGAAGGTGCCGACTACATTGGATTCGGTCCTATCTATGGTACCACTTCAAAACCGGACGCGGAAATGGCTAAGGGATTAGATCGACTCCGCCGGATGTGCGACATCGCTGCGTGTCCAGTTATAGCGATTGGCGGTATTACTGTTCAGACCGCGGGTGACGTAATCCGAGCCGGTGCACACGGTATCGCTGTGATTTCTGCTGTTTGTGCGCATCCCGAACCGGATGTTGCAACACAAGCACTCCTGAGTGAAATTCAGCAAGCAAAGTAA
- a CDS encoding methyltransferase domain-containing protein — protein sequence MGSQAKPLTDESYWTRLWDGQQYKVRHLRWAYVANRQLAKLFHHALANFKHPTLLELGCADSLWLPYLAQNYDSDCYGVDFSELGCQLAQRNLSLVGAEGTIICEDVFAFAKEHRATFDFVYSMGLIEHFSTPHAILKEMHSLLKPGGTMFTVTPNLRGMYTPIARVASPKLLATHKVILPIELATVLRETGFHVTEYGYTGGPLKLSVVDYSPWRAVIGKWGHEALCKCVNLTDIVVGNLLTALQVPNQQLTSPYVYALCTKPN from the coding sequence ATGGGTTCACAAGCTAAACCCTTGACAGACGAATCCTATTGGACAAGGCTTTGGGATGGGCAGCAGTACAAGGTTCGCCACCTACGATGGGCGTACGTGGCAAACCGTCAACTTGCTAAACTATTTCACCACGCACTCGCAAACTTTAAACATCCGACACTGCTTGAACTGGGATGTGCCGATTCGCTGTGGCTCCCCTATCTTGCCCAGAACTATGACAGCGACTGTTATGGCGTTGATTTTTCTGAACTGGGGTGTCAACTCGCACAACGGAATCTCAGCCTCGTCGGTGCCGAAGGGACTATTATTTGTGAAGATGTGTTTGCCTTTGCCAAAGAACATCGTGCGACTTTCGATTTTGTCTATTCGATGGGACTGATTGAGCATTTCAGTACACCGCACGCGATCTTGAAAGAGATGCACAGCCTCCTCAAACCCGGCGGAACAATGTTCACGGTAACGCCGAATCTACGTGGTATGTATACACCAATAGCACGCGTCGCGAGTCCGAAACTCCTTGCGACACACAAGGTAATTCTGCCAATAGAACTTGCTACAGTGTTGCGAGAGACAGGATTTCACGTTACAGAATATGGGTACACAGGCGGTCCATTGAAATTGAGCGTCGTCGATTATTCGCCGTGGCGAGCAGTTATCGGTAAATGGGGACACGAAGCACTTTGTAAATGTGTCAATCTGACAGATATTGTTGTTGGTAACCTGTTAACAGCTCTTCAGGTGCCAAACCAGCAGTTGACTTCGCCCTATGTATATGCCCTGTGCACAAAACCTAATTGA
- a CDS encoding transposase: protein MYTTNYKLFRAPRNRNLKRKTWIAHDIWNYFLAWQRTRYSLRLPYMSYREMSREFTILRKSHPEVFAHWRELDSWAARQILERLDEGYQRFFTKSAKRPPRFRSFRKPYSFTMCPSGYKFAAPVAGDKGCGIYTDRVTIMGKTYRFNLSRPIFGNIKTVTIKEDSLGDFYMSVVTDHVESHLKPMTGNAAGFDMGVKMMLTCSNGKRYPSSHFYTESIDNVRTANRDLSRKKRGSNNRERARQHHARMHRKVARQREDQHWKLALELVRRFDVLFFETLNLEGMKRLWGRKVSDIGFYAFLQKVKWQAKKRGKRVETIGRWESTTSVCHQCGQKHLFIDLSVRDWYCQSCKIHHDRDVNAAINILKVGASTFGVEDVRLAIASSPC, encoded by the coding sequence ATGTATACCACAAACTACAAACTTTTTCGTGCACCACGCAATCGGAATCTGAAGCGAAAGACGTGGATCGCACACGATATTTGGAACTATTTTCTCGCATGGCAACGCACGCGCTATTCGCTTCGACTGCCGTATATGTCCTATCGTGAGATGTCTCGTGAGTTTACGATATTGCGTAAATCGCATCCCGAAGTGTTTGCACACTGGCGCGAGTTGGATTCTTGGGCTGCGCGCCAAATCCTTGAACGCCTTGATGAAGGTTACCAGCGGTTCTTTACGAAAAGCGCCAAACGTCCGCCAAGGTTCCGATCATTTCGTAAGCCTTACTCGTTCACGATGTGTCCCTCTGGATATAAGTTCGCAGCCCCTGTTGCTGGTGATAAAGGATGTGGTATCTACACCGACCGCGTGACGATCATGGGTAAAACCTATCGGTTTAATCTCAGCCGTCCTATCTTTGGGAACATCAAAACTGTCACGATCAAAGAAGATTCGCTTGGCGATTTCTATATGTCAGTTGTTACAGATCACGTCGAATCCCATCTCAAGCCAATGACGGGTAATGCTGCAGGGTTTGATATGGGCGTGAAAATGATGTTGACCTGTTCTAATGGCAAACGATACCCATCGTCTCACTTTTACACCGAGTCGATTGATAACGTCCGAACCGCGAATCGCGACCTTTCGAGAAAAAAGCGTGGAAGTAACAACAGAGAACGTGCGCGCCAACATCATGCGCGTATGCACCGCAAGGTTGCGAGACAACGCGAAGATCAGCATTGGAAACTCGCCCTTGAACTTGTGCGTCGTTTTGATGTGTTGTTCTTTGAGACCCTTAACCTTGAAGGCATGAAACGCCTCTGGGGTCGGAAAGTCTCTGATATAGGCTTCTACGCATTTCTCCAGAAAGTCAAGTGGCAAGCCAAGAAACGTGGCAAGCGGGTAGAGACCATCGGCCGTTGGGAATCGACAACGTCTGTTTGCCATCAATGCGGACAAAAGCATTTGTTCATAGACTTGTCTGTTCGGGATTGGTATTGCCAAAGTTGTAAAATCCATCATGACCGCGATGTGAACGCGGCGATAAACATTCTCAAGGTTGGGGCATCAACCTTTGGAGTAGAGGACGTTAGACTTGCGATCGCAAGCAGCCCTTGTTGA
- a CDS encoding SGNH/GDSL hydrolase family protein, with amino-acid sequence MNNLLFQSGDKVLFIGDSITDCGRRNEHAPFGHGYVRKITELITAKYPDRDIAYVNKGIGGDIVEGLEERWDTDVITEKPNWLSVKIGINNASRQYANDVSTGEYLPIWEACYRRILTRVKTELDAPLFLFEIFYIEEDVDEPRPLAVDAYNESIHTLAEEFDARLIPTNAAFDKAVAARPGALWTTQDGVHPNPEGHTLMALEFLKQAEW; translated from the coding sequence GTGAATAATTTATTGTTTCAATCTGGAGATAAGGTGCTTTTTATTGGTGATAGTATTACGGATTGCGGACGACGAAATGAACACGCGCCCTTCGGACACGGGTACGTCCGTAAAATAACAGAACTCATCACTGCAAAATACCCCGACCGTGACATCGCTTATGTTAACAAAGGCATCGGCGGGGATATCGTTGAAGGTTTGGAAGAGCGGTGGGACACCGATGTGATTACCGAAAAACCGAATTGGCTCTCGGTGAAAATTGGGATTAACAATGCCAGTCGGCAGTATGCAAACGATGTGTCCACGGGAGAATATTTACCGATTTGGGAGGCGTGCTATCGACGGATTCTCACGCGTGTGAAAACTGAATTAGACGCGCCTCTTTTTCTTTTTGAGATATTCTATATTGAGGAAGATGTTGACGAGCCGCGCCCGTTGGCTGTGGACGCTTACAACGAAAGTATACATACGCTCGCGGAAGAATTTGATGCGAGATTGATACCGACGAATGCCGCGTTCGATAAGGCAGTTGCTGCCCGTCCCGGTGCGCTTTGGACAACCCAAGATGGCGTTCATCCAAATCCAGAGGGTCATACCTTGATGGCATTGGAATTTCTAAAGCAGGCAGAATGGTAA
- a CDS encoding ABC transporter permease subunit, whose product MWHITKRELYDNLNSLRFALATVLLLGLMLANAVIHLREHPVRMQKYHDAVTESQNRLKSRTNLYDIAQRGPGYLYKKPSSLHFCADGGDPFLSDQVNGGFYAWSTDDLRGFWQLYYRPATHNSRNIRPDTIIVDWEFVIGYVLSLIAILFTFDSISGEREHGTLRLMLANSIPRHTVLIGKFLGALVSISVPFTLALLMNLLVISTSSDVQLGTEAWSRLGIVFFIALLYMCLFLALGLLVSSRVRQSAASLVILLLTWVTFVAFMPSTLASIASGFSTPMTYDEFHERRQQLNIELRDEYDTRLQEARERPAKRIALAGEYVLKDAAARERLSQEFLHQQHAQIQLGRSVTRISPVAIVQYLLEVFAGTGFERHQQFVENAQRYAREYREFVTDMDRADPNSLHIIGVREGMSQESVSPEAIPKFEDTLSLSRDFNAAAIDLLLLALFFVVLLSGAYMVFVRVEI is encoded by the coding sequence ATGTGGCATATTACAAAACGTGAACTCTATGATAATCTCAATAGCCTCCGGTTTGCACTTGCAACCGTGTTGCTTTTGGGTTTAATGTTGGCTAATGCGGTTATCCATCTCCGAGAACACCCTGTACGGATGCAGAAATATCACGATGCCGTCACAGAATCGCAGAATCGCTTAAAATCTCGGACGAATTTGTATGACATTGCGCAACGGGGACCCGGATATCTTTACAAAAAACCGTCATCTCTCCATTTCTGTGCAGATGGCGGTGATCCCTTTTTGTCAGATCAGGTCAACGGTGGATTCTATGCCTGGTCTACCGATGACTTAAGAGGTTTCTGGCAATTGTATTATCGTCCGGCGACCCACAATTCAAGAAATATTCGACCGGACACTATCATAGTAGACTGGGAATTTGTGATCGGGTACGTCTTGAGCCTCATAGCGATCCTATTCACCTTTGACTCGATTTCCGGCGAACGCGAGCACGGCACACTACGTTTGATGTTGGCGAACTCAATACCGCGCCATACTGTGTTGATTGGCAAATTTTTAGGTGCATTGGTAAGTATCAGCGTCCCGTTTACACTCGCCCTGTTGATGAACCTATTAGTGATCTCCACGTCCAGCGATGTCCAACTTGGCACTGAGGCGTGGAGCCGTTTAGGCATTGTTTTTTTTATTGCACTCCTGTATATGTGCCTGTTTCTTGCATTAGGATTGTTAGTGTCGTCGCGTGTGCGGCAGAGTGCAGCGAGTCTTGTAATACTTCTGTTGACATGGGTTACTTTTGTCGCTTTTATGCCGAGTACACTCGCCTCCATTGCAAGCGGATTTTCAACACCGATGACTTATGATGAATTCCATGAACGTCGACAACAACTTAATATTGAACTCAGGGATGAATACGATACTCGTTTGCAAGAGGCGCGTGAGCGTCCAGCGAAAAGAATAGCGTTAGCGGGTGAATATGTCCTTAAAGACGCAGCAGCGCGGGAACGTTTGAGCCAAGAATTTTTACACCAACAGCACGCCCAAATCCAACTCGGACGTTCCGTCACCCGCATCTCACCGGTGGCGATTGTGCAGTACCTTCTTGAGGTTTTTGCTGGCACAGGGTTTGAACGGCATCAACAATTTGTGGAGAACGCGCAGCGTTACGCTCGCGAATACAGAGAATTTGTCACGGATATGGATAGAGCAGATCCCAATAGTCTTCATATCATTGGGGTTCGTGAGGGAATGTCCCAGGAGTCTGTTAGCCCGGAGGCTATCCCAAAGTTTGAAGATACACTCAGTCTGAGTCGTGATTTCAATGCTGCGGCTATAGATTTACTCTTGTTGGCTCTGTTTTTTGTTGTTCTATTGTCAGGAGCATACATGGTGTTCGTCCGCGTCGAAATATAA
- a CDS encoding tetratricopeptide repeat protein: protein MIKSLYCLLISITAFTTSILAETADLQYRYAEQLFESGDYRAARLAYKRLQFYDPDTEFRDIADYRIAQSYYYQNEATRAEGLFRKFSAIHPNSPLRFQSQLMLGQLHFDAGAYSLARRTLFELLHTTSDPEVVEAAHYLRGWCYIHTTDWNKAISELRQVGISQTGEHRGKKARELADILLEKTPLPAKSPQVADLLSTVVPGSGQLYAGKIREGLLAAALNGTFIYLAVDAIRERRYVDCVGISLIGWRFYWGNRTDARRFTTEYNAHHEQALIETLNRQTEVSVP from the coding sequence TTGATTAAATCACTATATTGTCTATTAATCTCCATTACGGCTTTTACAACAAGTATCCTTGCTGAGACAGCAGATCTGCAATACCGTTATGCAGAGCAACTGTTTGAATCGGGGGATTACCGAGCGGCACGACTTGCGTATAAACGGCTGCAGTTTTATGATCCCGATACAGAATTCAGAGATATAGCGGATTATCGGATCGCGCAAAGTTATTATTACCAGAACGAGGCGACACGTGCCGAGGGGTTGTTTCGCAAGTTTTCAGCCATCCACCCGAATTCACCATTGCGTTTTCAGAGTCAATTGATGCTTGGGCAGCTCCATTTTGATGCGGGTGCGTACTCGCTGGCGCGGAGAACCCTCTTTGAACTCTTGCACACGACGAGTGATCCGGAAGTTGTAGAAGCAGCACACTACCTACGCGGTTGGTGCTACATCCACACCACCGATTGGAACAAAGCGATCTCGGAATTACGGCAAGTAGGTATATCTCAAACGGGTGAACACCGCGGAAAAAAGGCGCGTGAATTAGCCGACATACTTCTCGAAAAGACACCACTACCGGCGAAATCACCGCAGGTGGCAGATTTGCTTTCGACAGTTGTTCCGGGGAGCGGGCAGCTTTATGCTGGAAAAATCAGAGAGGGACTCCTCGCGGCAGCACTCAACGGAACGTTCATCTATCTTGCAGTGGACGCTATACGTGAACGCCGATATGTTGATTGCGTCGGCATCTCTCTAATTGGATGGCGATTTTACTGGGGCAATCGAACCGATGCGCGGCGATTTACCACCGAGTATAACGCACACCACGAGCAGGCACTAATCGAAACGTTGAACCGTCAGACTGAAGTGTCCGTGCCTTAG
- a CDS encoding sialidase family protein, giving the protein MYKTERPLFTAGTEGYHTFRIPALVRSNVGTLLAFCEGRRSGGGDSGDIDIVLKRSFDNGESWQPMQIAVSTGTDTDGNPAPVVDRDSGTIWLLFCKNLADGAEGKIVAGEAPRTVWVTSSTNDGETWAEPKEITATTKDEDWTWYATGPCHGIQMANGRLVIPCDHVLGNERDYAQYGYSHLIVSDDHGETWRMAGKAQPGTNESVVVETADGRLYFNCRNYVAPKRRAYARSSDSGDTFTEFGYEEDLIEPICQASMVRYTDANQHDKNRILFSNPASTSREQMTIRISYDECQSWSSGKVLHAGPAAYSDLCIDSDMNICCLYERGENGAYETLSFAKFDLAWLTDGADSI; this is encoded by the coding sequence ATGTACAAAACAGAGCGTCCACTTTTCACGGCAGGGACGGAAGGATACCACACGTTCCGAATACCTGCGCTTGTCCGATCAAATGTGGGAACGCTGCTGGCGTTCTGTGAAGGGAGACGGAGCGGCGGTGGAGACTCCGGGGATATCGATATTGTTCTGAAACGGAGTTTTGACAACGGCGAGAGTTGGCAACCGATGCAAATCGCTGTCTCCACAGGCACCGATACGGACGGTAACCCTGCACCGGTGGTCGATCGCGATTCAGGCACCATCTGGCTCCTTTTCTGCAAAAATCTTGCTGACGGCGCGGAAGGGAAAATTGTTGCGGGTGAAGCACCACGGACAGTCTGGGTAACTTCCAGCACTAACGATGGCGAAACTTGGGCGGAACCGAAAGAAATCACAGCCACGACAAAAGACGAAGACTGGACGTGGTATGCAACCGGTCCCTGCCACGGGATTCAGATGGCAAACGGTAGATTGGTAATCCCGTGCGACCATGTGCTCGGAAACGAACGGGACTATGCCCAATACGGCTATTCACACCTGATCGTCAGCGACGACCACGGAGAGACATGGCGGATGGCTGGCAAAGCACAACCCGGAACCAATGAATCGGTTGTTGTTGAAACGGCGGATGGCAGACTCTATTTCAACTGCCGGAATTATGTCGCACCGAAACGACGTGCCTATGCGCGAAGCAGTGATAGCGGCGATACATTTACAGAATTCGGTTACGAGGAAGACCTCATCGAACCAATCTGTCAGGCGAGTATGGTGCGGTATACGGATGCCAATCAGCACGACAAGAATCGCATTTTGTTCTCCAACCCTGCCAGCACGAGTCGTGAACAGATGACGATCCGCATCAGTTATGACGAGTGTCAAAGTTGGAGCAGTGGCAAAGTGCTACACGCAGGGCCCGCGGCGTATTCGGATCTCTGTATTGACTCGGACATGAATATCTGTTGTCTCTATGAACGCGGTGAGAATGGTGCGTATGAGACGCTATCGTTCGCAAAATTCGACTTGGCGTGGCTGACGGATGGGGCAGATTCGATTTGA
- a CDS encoding ABC transporter permease subunit, whose amino-acid sequence MIITLIRRELLDNLMTFRFAAAVFIMLLLVVANSAVLIKDYERRLAAYNTALKTERQQLQERKTYSSGALDVARPPNPLSIFNVGLDKRLGNEIWISYAFVPTLWDARMQGTTNPLLNLFSAIDIVFIFEVVLSLIALIFAYDAIAGERERGTLRLVLTHPVRRGHILLAKYISAMSCLLVPLLISLLLAAILLTTSTAISLSIGDFLRIGGIILSSIVYLSLFYFIGMLISAVTRRTGTALMLAMFIWGFWVLVYPNVILAAIAPPQTSQERMVSTYDEIKQIWDEFDRERKHFLANDAVPGEDPHFGMVGEGPHFGITGGSGFNYAYFYNRPSTLEYFYLAGSNIGKLTEASKPQVPHAQNYYRYLGPKTINTAERAWLVRKQALETIFVQPAIIDRILLRCSPVGMYDAATQAWAGTDLHGLRDFFQAARRYRRTLIDYYYDKNAFASQQWFSADKGAVDWDSLPQFSFQKSDVRINAARALPDLLLLIVMNLFLFIIIFLVFQRSEV is encoded by the coding sequence ATGATAATCACACTCATTCGTCGAGAACTCCTTGACAATCTAATGACATTTCGATTTGCGGCAGCAGTCTTCATTATGTTACTCCTCGTCGTTGCGAATTCCGCTGTGCTGATTAAAGATTACGAGCGACGCTTGGCAGCTTACAACACTGCTCTCAAAACAGAACGTCAGCAATTGCAGGAACGGAAAACCTATTCGTCAGGAGCCTTGGACGTTGCTCGCCCGCCAAATCCGCTGAGTATCTTCAACGTTGGGTTGGATAAACGGCTGGGGAACGAAATTTGGATATCTTACGCTTTTGTGCCGACGTTGTGGGATGCACGGATGCAAGGGACGACGAATCCACTTCTCAACCTCTTCTCTGCGATTGATATTGTTTTTATCTTTGAGGTCGTCCTGAGCCTAATCGCACTGATTTTCGCCTACGATGCCATTGCGGGGGAACGCGAGCGCGGTACATTGCGTCTGGTGCTAACACATCCAGTCCGCCGCGGGCATATTCTGCTTGCGAAATACATCAGTGCAATGAGCTGCTTGCTTGTTCCACTGCTGATAAGTCTGCTCCTTGCGGCGATTTTGCTGACAACATCAACTGCTATTTCTCTGAGCATCGGCGATTTCCTCCGCATCGGCGGGATTATCTTGAGCTCAATTGTCTACCTGTCGCTATTCTATTTCATCGGTATGCTAATTTCAGCAGTAACCCGCAGAACCGGCACAGCGTTAATGCTTGCTATGTTTATTTGGGGGTTTTGGGTGTTGGTGTACCCAAATGTGATCCTCGCCGCGATTGCGCCTCCTCAGACCTCTCAAGAACGTATGGTTTCCACTTACGACGAAATTAAACAGATCTGGGATGAATTCGACAGAGAGCGCAAACATTTCTTGGCAAACGATGCTGTTCCAGGAGAAGACCCACATTTTGGCATGGTAGGAGAAGGCCCACATTTTGGGATAACAGGCGGATCCGGTTTCAACTACGCATACTTTTATAACAGGCCATCAACACTTGAGTATTTCTACCTCGCTGGTTCAAACATCGGGAAACTTACTGAAGCATCCAAACCTCAGGTGCCACATGCGCAGAACTACTACCGCTACCTCGGACCGAAAACTATCAACACTGCAGAACGGGCGTGGCTTGTCCGAAAACAGGCACTCGAAACTATCTTTGTTCAGCCAGCAATAATTGACCGCATCCTTTTGAGGTGCTCGCCAGTCGGGATGTACGATGCTGCGACGCAAGCGTGGGCAGGAACAGATCTGCACGGACTCAGAGATTTTTTTCAAGCGGCCCGAAGGTACCGACGGACCCTGATCGATTATTACTACGATAAGAATGCTTTCGCGTCTCAACAATGGTTTTCTGCCGATAAGGGCGCGGTGGACTGGGATAGTTTGCCTCAGTTTTCTTTTCAGAAAAGCGATGTCAGAATAAATGCAGCGCGGGCATTGCCAGATTTACTCCTGCTGATAGTGATGAACCTTTTTCTTTTTATCATAATATTTCTGGTTTTCCAAAGAAGTGAAGTATAG